In one window of Coriobacteriia bacterium DNA:
- a CDS encoding ABC transporter ATP-binding protein, whose product MEFALEVRDVSRTFGARKALNKVSFDLPKGAFLSIFGPNGAGKTTLLRTLSTLTQPSRGSSAKVLGLDVVKDAVELRERIGIISHNPLLYPDLTAQENLEFFAELYCIEHEQERIDELLSAVGLKHRSLDLVRTFSRGMTQRLSIARALLADPEIIFLDEPYSGLDPHAMDILDQLIAQIRDKHTFVMVSHDLEKGLELCSHALILAKGQVVLFEERKDIDKEQFSKTYRETVGLGVS is encoded by the coding sequence ATAGAATTCGCGCTGGAGGTTCGGGATGTGTCCCGAACCTTCGGGGCGCGTAAAGCACTGAATAAGGTGAGTTTCGATTTGCCGAAAGGTGCTTTTCTCTCTATCTTCGGACCCAACGGCGCAGGTAAAACGACGCTGCTTCGCACGCTTTCGACACTGACTCAGCCTTCGCGCGGAAGTTCTGCGAAAGTGCTCGGTCTCGATGTCGTTAAAGATGCCGTCGAACTTCGGGAGCGTATCGGTATCATCAGCCACAATCCGCTTCTCTATCCGGATTTGACGGCGCAAGAAAATCTCGAGTTTTTCGCCGAACTCTACTGCATCGAACATGAGCAAGAGCGAATCGACGAGCTTCTTTCGGCGGTGGGACTTAAGCATCGCAGTCTCGATCTCGTACGCACATTCTCGCGTGGAATGACGCAGCGCCTCTCGATTGCGCGCGCTTTGCTCGCCGATCCGGAGATCATTTTTCTCGATGAACCCTATTCGGGGCTCGACCCCCACGCCATGGATATTCTCGATCAGCTCATCGCTCAAATTCGCGATAAGCATACGTTTGTCATGGTGAGCCATGATTTGGAAAAAGGACTCGAGCTTTGCAGCCATGCGCTCATTTTAGCCAAAGGCCAAGTCGTGCTTTTCGAAGAGCGTAAAGATATCGACAAAGAACAATTCAGCAAGACTTATCGTGAGACCGTCGGATTGGGGGTCTCCTAA
- the ccsA gene encoding cytochrome c biogenesis protein CcsA has product MLTLGQIGLGLALVATVLAAVFFLFGHLQKGADKSLSRIGYYLTFAGVAGLTISVVIITVSFFTKDYSISYVATQHTTDASSLAWLYKLAGLWAGREGSLLFWTWLMSLFAGYVAWKSVATEDELGNMALMIINTIIALFTVAMIFSTPNNPFVATPAQYLSNGMLVGAAAQWGMSPLLQHWAMILHPPALFIGYAGLTVPFAFAMSTLIINDSSDRWIRWSDRITIFSWLFLGIGIGLGAIWAYVVLGWGGYWGWDPVENASILPWFIGVAMIHSFTMYRRKGGFKRWAIMSTAITFAMVVLGTFITRSGIVQSVHAFAPDNLSLWLFLFIIVGSIAAGVIGLAVRWKEFAGADDFDSLTGREAAYYFNNVLMLVASVVIAYMTVASALPKWLPFGGQSLGAVAYDLIARPVGILYLVLMALCPALSWALTDGATFWKRIKWPLVATLVMFGLLVTEWLVNLRPVYADMVALGGDTAKGFTSFGPQIVYDILTLLGFFFASFVICNTVALFVRGVKARMGGRGEGVGTALGAVFFKARSQSGGYLAHIAIGIIVIGLIGSSMYVRDVNSTIQAKVGETVQVSNYAFTYTGSKEVTKSNGDVDKKVYLTVKKDGKQIGVVTPSLTMFAAQGQSRLNAVVLTGPLRDIFVVFQGDVNGTLSLDVKINPLIWFVWIGFILLLIGAGLAAWPKRKAITA; this is encoded by the coding sequence ATGTTGACATTGGGTCAGATAGGATTGGGGCTTGCACTCGTTGCGACCGTGCTCGCGGCAGTGTTCTTCTTGTTCGGACACCTGCAAAAAGGGGCCGATAAAAGTCTTTCGCGTATCGGCTACTACCTTACGTTCGCCGGCGTCGCCGGCCTCACGATTTCGGTGGTGATCATCACCGTCTCGTTTTTCACCAAAGACTACAGCATCTCTTACGTCGCCACGCAACATACGACGGACGCGTCATCCCTCGCGTGGCTTTACAAGCTTGCGGGCTTGTGGGCCGGCCGGGAAGGCTCGCTGCTGTTTTGGACATGGCTCATGTCGCTTTTTGCGGGTTACGTAGCGTGGAAGAGCGTAGCAACCGAGGATGAACTCGGCAACATGGCATTGATGATTATCAACACCATCATCGCTCTTTTCACGGTGGCGATGATTTTCTCCACACCGAACAATCCGTTCGTGGCGACGCCTGCCCAGTATTTGAGTAATGGAATGCTTGTCGGAGCGGCTGCTCAATGGGGGATGAGCCCGCTGCTGCAGCACTGGGCTATGATTTTGCACCCGCCGGCGCTCTTCATCGGCTATGCCGGTTTGACGGTTCCGTTCGCTTTCGCCATGTCGACGCTTATCATCAACGATTCATCCGATCGCTGGATAAGGTGGTCGGACCGCATCACGATTTTTTCATGGCTGTTCCTCGGCATAGGAATCGGTTTGGGCGCCATTTGGGCCTACGTCGTGCTCGGATGGGGCGGTTATTGGGGGTGGGATCCTGTCGAGAACGCCTCGATTCTGCCGTGGTTCATCGGTGTCGCGATGATTCACAGCTTCACCATGTACCGTCGCAAGGGCGGATTCAAACGTTGGGCGATTATGAGCACGGCGATCACATTCGCCATGGTCGTTCTGGGCACGTTCATCACCCGCTCCGGAATCGTTCAGTCGGTGCACGCCTTTGCACCGGATAACTTGTCGTTGTGGCTGTTCCTCTTCATCATCGTGGGTTCCATCGCGGCCGGGGTCATCGGTCTCGCCGTTCGTTGGAAAGAATTCGCCGGAGCCGACGATTTCGATTCGTTGACCGGGCGCGAGGCGGCTTATTATTTCAATAACGTTTTGATGCTCGTCGCATCGGTTGTCATCGCCTACATGACGGTTGCTTCGGCGTTGCCGAAATGGCTGCCGTTCGGGGGGCAATCCTTGGGAGCGGTCGCCTATGACCTCATCGCCCGACCGGTCGGTATTCTCTATCTGGTCCTTATGGCGCTCTGTCCCGCTCTTTCATGGGCGCTTACCGACGGCGCGACATTTTGGAAGCGCATCAAGTGGCCGTTGGTCGCCACTCTCGTGATGTTCGGATTGTTGGTCACCGAATGGCTGGTCAACCTTCGCCCCGTGTATGCCGATATGGTTGCACTCGGTGGAGATACGGCGAAAGGCTTCACGTCGTTCGGGCCACAAATCGTTTACGATATTTTGACGCTTCTCGGATTCTTTTTCGCCTCGTTCGTCATTTGCAACACCGTTGCCCTTTTCGTTCGCGGCGTGAAAGCTCGCATGGGCGGGCGCGGTGAGGGAGTCGGTACGGCGCTTGGCGCGGTATTCTTCAAAGCGCGCAGCCAATCAGGTGGTTATTTGGCGCACATCGCCATCGGTATCATCGTCATCGGTCTCATCGGTTCGTCGATGTATGTCAGAGATGTTAACTCGACCATCCAAGCAAAGGTCGGTGAGACGGTTCAGGTCAGCAACTATGCGTTCACCTATACCGGGAGCAAAGAGGTCACCAAGAGCAACGGCGATGTCGACAAGAAGGTCTATCTCACCGTTAAAAAAGACGGTAAACAAATCGGCGTAGTCACTCCTTCGTTGACCATGTTTGCGGCACAAGGCCAATCTCGCCTCAACGCGGTGGTGCTCACCGGACCGCTTCGCGATATCTTCGTCGTCTTTCAAGGGGATGTGAACGGCACGCTTTCACTCGATGTCAAAATCAACCCGTTGATTTGGTTCGTGTGGATCGGCTTTATACTCCTGCTCATCGGAGCGGGACTTGCGGCGTGGCCGAAAAGGAAAGCAATTACTGCTTAA
- a CDS encoding heme exporter protein CcmB: MMKKPKSEPEKRSGSLNISGWRQFKAILRKDIVIELRTKEMITSMGLYALLVLVIYYIALSNAGSSFETQRIAAGLLFLAIVFTSMLGLNRSLVHEVDQGCLEALLLSPIDRPIIFFGKAVGNLIFLLIVEVFVTPLFYFIFLSSAKMQNSGPVWMVALALVVGSIGIAGVGTLLATMSVNTKGKDFMLSVMFIPIMFPLLLAVVAAASQAIMGDPGYVKVFWQMIAAAIAYDALMIGASFALYEFILEA, translated from the coding sequence ATGATGAAAAAGCCGAAAAGCGAACCTGAAAAGAGGAGCGGTTCCCTCAATATCTCAGGTTGGCGTCAGTTTAAGGCGATTTTGCGCAAAGACATCGTCATCGAACTTCGTACCAAAGAAATGATAACTTCGATGGGCCTGTATGCTTTGCTCGTCTTGGTTATTTATTACATAGCGCTTTCCAACGCCGGTTCGAGCTTCGAAACACAACGGATTGCCGCCGGACTTTTGTTCTTAGCGATAGTGTTCACTTCGATGCTCGGATTGAACCGCTCGCTCGTGCATGAAGTCGACCAGGGGTGCCTTGAGGCGCTTTTACTTTCGCCGATCGATCGGCCGATCATCTTTTTCGGCAAAGCGGTCGGTAACCTGATATTTCTGCTGATTGTCGAAGTGTTCGTGACACCGCTGTTTTATTTCATATTCCTCAGCTCCGCGAAAATGCAAAATAGCGGGCCGGTGTGGATGGTGGCCCTCGCGCTGGTCGTCGGATCCATCGGCATTGCCGGTGTGGGAACATTGCTTGCCACCATGTCGGTGAACACCAAAGGCAAAGACTTCATGCTTTCGGTCATGTTCATACCGATTATGTTTCCTTTGCTGCTCGCAGTCGTCGCGGCGGCTTCTCAGGCGATTATGGGCGATCCCGGCTACGTGAAGGTGTTCTGGCAAATGATTGCAGCTGCCATCGCTTACGATGCCCTCATGATCGGCGCATCGTTTGCGCTCTATGAATTCATTTTGGAAGCCTAA